In Sphingobacteriaceae bacterium, the following proteins share a genomic window:
- a CDS encoding outer membrane protein assembly factor BamD: MKKISILVLVVTLVLTSCNSYNKLLKSTDYELKLRKAKEYYDKEYYIRSSQLYEELMPVVKGTDKAEEVYYYYTWSEYNLGDYILSQYHFKNYTRQFPNGKHVEECYYMNAFCYFLNSPNYKLDQSYTKNAIKEFQSFIDFYPESSRMDSCNLLIDQLRSKLEKKEYEITKQYYKLGTWKAAIVASKNFIKEYPSSNYNEEMYYMIIDSYYTLAINSIYSKKEERLNGAIENYVKFLDLYPKSSYISRSESIYNSSKRLKDNLN; this comes from the coding sequence TTGAAAAAAATATCAATACTCGTTTTAGTTGTAACTCTCGTTCTTACGTCCTGCAATAGCTACAATAAGCTTCTGAAAAGTACAGACTATGAGCTTAAGCTCAGAAAAGCCAAAGAATATTACGATAAAGAATATTACATACGTTCTTCGCAGCTCTATGAAGAGTTAATGCCGGTTGTTAAGGGTACTGATAAAGCTGAGGAGGTATACTACTACTACACCTGGAGCGAATATAATCTTGGTGATTATATCTTGAGTCAGTACCACTTTAAAAACTATACACGACAATTTCCTAATGGTAAACATGTGGAAGAGTGTTATTACATGAATGCCTTTTGTTACTTCTTAAACTCCCCAAATTATAAGCTCGATCAGAGTTACACAAAAAATGCAATTAAAGAATTCCAGTCTTTCATTGATTTTTACCCTGAAAGCTCAAGAATGGATTCTTGTAATCTGCTAATTGACCAGTTAAGATCAAAATTAGAGAAGAAAGAATACGAGATAACCAAGCAGTATTATAAACTTGGAACCTGGAAAGCCGCTATTGTAGCGTCAAAAAACTTTATTAAGGAATATCCTTCAAGTAACTACAATGAGGAAATGTATTATATGATTATAGACTCCTATTATACGCTTGCAATTAACAGTATTTATTCTAAAAAAGAGGAACGATTGAATGGAGCTATCGAAAATTATGTGAAATTCTTGGATTTATACCCTAAAAGTTCGTACATTAGCCGCTCAGAAAGTATTTATAATAGTAGTAAACGCCTAAAAGATAATTT